In Pseudomonas fluorescens, one genomic interval encodes:
- a CDS encoding PIG-L deacetylase family protein — translation MKPLFLNENPPPVQIWNSAPQLDNIPVINTHSLVPRGARAVVVAPHPGDEVVTCGGLLQLLSSLGHPLQLLSITDGSASHPGSRQWSEKRLSVFRPQESVEALRRLGLPMHSLKWVRGGFTDNALLERETEITSFIARYLRPGDVVFSTWRNDGNDDHEAVGRASAKAAAQAGATYHDVAVWAWHWPEREQSLIPWDRARKLRLDTWTVARKSHATHAYASQLKGEPAIGIAPMLPPVILERMRLPYEIVFI, via the coding sequence ATGAAACCGTTATTCCTCAACGAAAACCCGCCGCCGGTACAGATCTGGAACAGTGCCCCGCAGCTAGACAACATTCCCGTCATCAACACCCATAGCCTCGTTCCCCGCGGTGCTCGCGCCGTCGTCGTCGCCCCGCATCCGGGTGATGAAGTGGTGACCTGTGGCGGCCTCCTGCAATTGCTCTCCAGCCTTGGCCATCCGCTGCAACTGCTGTCGATCACTGACGGCAGCGCCAGCCATCCCGGCTCGCGACAGTGGTCGGAAAAACGCCTGAGCGTATTCCGTCCGCAAGAAAGCGTCGAAGCCCTGCGTCGGCTCGGCCTGCCGATGCACAGTCTGAAATGGGTGCGAGGCGGATTTACCGACAACGCGCTGCTCGAACGCGAGACCGAAATCACCAGCTTCATCGCGCGTTATCTGCGCCCCGGCGACGTGGTGTTCAGCACTTGGCGCAACGACGGCAACGACGACCACGAAGCGGTCGGACGTGCGAGTGCCAAAGCGGCGGCGCAAGCCGGAGCCACCTATCACGACGTGGCGGTCTGGGCCTGGCACTGGCCGGAGCGCGAGCAGAGCCTGATCCCCTGGGATCGTGCACGCAAACTGCGCCTCGACACCTGGACCGTGGCGCGCAAAAGCCACGCCACCCACGCCTATGCCAGCCAGCTCAAGGGCGAACCCGCGATCGGCATCGCGCCGATGCTGCCGCCGGTGATCCTCGAGCGGATGCGCCTGCCCTACGAAATTGTCTTCATCTGA
- a CDS encoding glycosyltransferase, with amino-acid sequence MIGILIPAHNEQDLLEQCLSAAVRASKHGLLAGEPVEVLVVLDSCTDRSAQIVSGFPVLSLHIDARNVGQARAAGAQVLLERGARWISCTDADSRVAEDWLVAQLGLGADAVCGTVTVEHWDPSFDESAQIRYHSHYQARDGHRHIHGANLGVSADAYRWAGGFAPLTCDEDVQLVRQLELLGADIAWSHRPQVHTSARLDSRARGGFGDYLRKLVQLDIKKADQIDL; translated from the coding sequence ATGATCGGCATTCTGATTCCCGCGCACAACGAGCAAGACCTGCTCGAACAGTGCCTGAGCGCCGCCGTACGCGCCAGCAAACACGGGCTGCTGGCCGGCGAACCGGTCGAAGTGCTGGTGGTGCTCGACAGCTGCACCGATCGCTCGGCGCAGATTGTCAGCGGCTTTCCGGTACTGAGTCTGCACATCGACGCGCGTAACGTTGGCCAAGCCCGAGCCGCTGGCGCGCAGGTGTTGCTGGAGCGTGGCGCGCGCTGGATCTCCTGCACCGACGCCGACAGCCGTGTGGCCGAGGACTGGCTGGTGGCACAGTTGGGGCTGGGTGCGGATGCGGTCTGCGGCACGGTGACCGTCGAACATTGGGATCCGTCATTCGACGAAAGCGCGCAAATCCGTTATCACAGTCACTATCAGGCGCGGGACGGGCATCGCCATATCCACGGCGCCAATCTTGGGGTCAGTGCCGATGCTTATCGTTGGGCCGGGGGGTTCGCCCCCTTGACCTGCGATGAGGACGTGCAACTGGTGCGGCAACTGGAATTGCTCGGTGCCGACATCGCCTGGAGCCATCGCCCGCAAGTGCACACCAGCGCCCGTCTGGACAGCCGTGCCCGGGGCGGTTTCGGGGACTACCTGCGAAAATTGGTACAGTTAGACATAAAAAAAGCGGATCAGATTGATCTGTAA